One segment of Anatilimnocola aggregata DNA contains the following:
- a CDS encoding sigma-70 RNA polymerase sigma factor region 4 domain-containing protein, translated as MDRSKQSHGTSADQLDSFTQGFVRKCARNLIGKFGFRHQDRDDIEQRLYLKLAKHLPAAQPDDPKWKAFVSLTVKRHIVNMVRDREAAKRDDRGTCSIYVRIGAPNDAVELSATLIHREIPSRRGRSNRTEQELLELLIDVADSISAVADDKQRELLERLESTSIAQIAREMGVPRTTLNSWLPRLREHFEKRSLKEYL; from the coding sequence ATGGATCGTTCGAAGCAGTCACACGGCACCTCAGCAGATCAGCTGGATTCATTCACTCAGGGATTCGTTCGCAAGTGTGCGCGCAATCTCATCGGCAAATTCGGATTTCGACACCAAGACCGGGATGACATCGAGCAGCGGCTCTATCTGAAGCTGGCCAAGCACTTACCTGCTGCTCAACCCGATGATCCGAAGTGGAAGGCATTCGTATCCCTCACGGTCAAACGGCACATCGTCAATATGGTCCGGGACCGTGAGGCGGCAAAGCGCGATGATCGAGGAACCTGTTCCATTTACGTGCGAATCGGAGCGCCCAACGATGCCGTCGAACTATCGGCGACGCTGATCCACCGAGAGATTCCATCCCGTCGCGGTCGGAGCAATCGCACGGAGCAGGAACTCTTGGAACTGCTGATCGACGTAGCAGACAGTATCTCCGCTGTCGCGGACGACAAGCAGCGCGAGCTGTTGGAGCGGTTAGAGAGCACCTCGATCGCGCAGATAGCCCGGGAAATGGGTGTCCCGCGCACCACACTCAACTCGTGGTTACCGAGACTTCGGGAGCACTTCGAAAAACGCAGTCTCAAGGAATATTTGTAA
- a CDS encoding recombinase family protein has product MRRQQIKSPAPKNIRCAIYTRKSTEEGLQQEFNSLDAQREAGEAYIKSQLHEGWVCSPTQYDDGGFTGANMDRPGLRQLIADIEAGKIDCVVVYKVDRLSRSLLDFGKIIEVFERHKVSFVSVTQAFNTATSMGRLILNVLLSFAQFEREMISERTRDKIAAARRKGKWSGGMPVLGYNVVDTKLVVDPGEAEIVRQIFEMYLERQSLLAVSDELNLRGWRTKRWNTRKGSVRGGRLVDKNSLHQLLTNPTYIGKVRYKEEVHAGEHQAIVPEDVFNRVQSLLERNGRSGGRGVRNKHGALLRGLLQCKPCKCGMSHSYTTRGKREYRYYVCNRAQKRGWQTCPAPSIPAAEIERFVVGEIKAIGRDPELIRETLAQAREQIESQVRKLQAERARLVGQLRSDHAELVQLASQPRPSDSQLATLHERIHCAEQQISAIDAELSMLEQMTVRDAEIAQALLRFDEVWDGLTPREQARIFELLIECVLYDGDAGSISITFRPSGIEALDREFTERKDDAA; this is encoded by the coding sequence ATGAGACGCCAACAAATCAAATCGCCAGCGCCGAAGAACATTCGCTGCGCGATCTACACACGCAAGTCGACCGAGGAAGGATTGCAGCAGGAATTCAATTCGCTCGACGCGCAGCGCGAGGCGGGCGAGGCGTACATCAAGAGCCAGCTGCATGAAGGCTGGGTTTGTTCACCGACGCAGTACGATGATGGCGGCTTCACCGGCGCCAACATGGATCGCCCCGGCCTGCGTCAACTGATTGCCGACATCGAGGCCGGCAAGATTGACTGCGTGGTCGTTTACAAAGTCGACCGCTTGAGCCGGAGCCTGCTCGACTTCGGCAAGATCATCGAAGTGTTTGAACGGCACAAGGTTTCGTTCGTCAGCGTGACGCAGGCATTCAACACGGCGACGTCGATGGGTCGGCTCATTCTGAATGTGCTGCTCTCGTTCGCTCAGTTCGAACGGGAAATGATCAGCGAGCGAACTCGCGACAAAATCGCCGCGGCTCGGCGTAAAGGAAAATGGTCAGGCGGCATGCCAGTTCTCGGCTACAACGTGGTCGACACGAAACTTGTGGTGGATCCCGGTGAAGCCGAGATAGTTCGGCAGATTTTCGAAATGTACCTGGAACGCCAGTCCCTGCTCGCGGTTAGCGACGAATTGAACTTGCGAGGCTGGCGAACTAAGCGGTGGAATACGCGCAAGGGATCGGTACGGGGCGGTCGACTGGTCGACAAGAACTCACTGCATCAGCTGCTGACGAATCCAACCTATATCGGCAAGGTCCGGTACAAGGAGGAAGTCCACGCGGGCGAACACCAGGCGATCGTGCCGGAGGACGTCTTTAACCGCGTCCAATCGCTGCTCGAGCGAAATGGCCGCAGCGGTGGACGCGGTGTTCGGAACAAGCATGGTGCGCTGCTACGCGGACTGCTCCAGTGCAAGCCTTGCAAGTGCGGCATGAGCCACTCCTACACGACACGTGGCAAGCGCGAATATCGCTACTATGTTTGCAATCGTGCCCAGAAACGCGGCTGGCAAACGTGTCCCGCACCATCCATCCCTGCGGCCGAGATCGAGAGGTTCGTGGTTGGCGAGATCAAGGCAATCGGCCGCGACCCGGAACTAATTCGAGAGACCTTGGCTCAGGCCCGCGAGCAGATTGAAAGCCAGGTGCGCAAGCTACAGGCAGAACGCGCGCGGTTAGTAGGCCAACTCCGCAGCGATCATGCCGAACTTGTTCAACTCGCTTCGCAACCTCGTCCCAGCGATTCGCAACTCGCTACGCTCCACGAGCGCATTCATTGCGCTGAACAGCAAATCTCGGCCATCGACGCTGAACTCTCAATGCTCGAGCAGATGACTGTCCGTGACGCCGAAATAGCTCAAGCCCTTCTTCGGTTCGACGAGGTGTGGGATGGATTGACGCCGCGCGAACAGGCTCGCATCTTCGAGTTGTTGATTGAATGCGTTCTCTACGACGGAGATGCCGGCAGTATCTCGATTACCTTTAGACCGAGTGGCATTGAGGCGCTGGACCGCGAGTTTACGGAACGGAAGGATGATGCAGCATGA
- the lexA gene encoding transcriptional repressor LexA, whose amino-acid sequence MAKRKRPGRPFVEKITDAQRTTLQAIRDFITQHEFPPTMQELGQKLKISGASAHQLVRQLERKGYVSRIPKQARSLKVLREIEQQPASLVSVELLGMVAAGQELWADENRLGEVMVESSLIGRGKHYALRVKGQSMINAGIREGDIVIVRQQPVAESGEIVVASTSKGTTVKRLFMQGDQIELRPENKLFKPILVSEESDLRILGKVIGIRHSAVKEG is encoded by the coding sequence ATGGCCAAACGTAAGCGACCTGGTCGGCCCTTCGTGGAGAAGATCACGGATGCCCAGCGAACAACGCTGCAGGCGATCCGCGATTTCATCACGCAGCACGAGTTTCCGCCGACGATGCAGGAGCTCGGTCAGAAGCTGAAGATCAGCGGCGCCAGCGCTCATCAGCTGGTGCGGCAGCTCGAGCGTAAGGGATACGTCAGTCGTATCCCGAAGCAAGCTCGCAGCCTCAAAGTCCTGCGGGAAATCGAACAGCAGCCCGCTTCGCTCGTCTCGGTCGAACTGCTCGGGATGGTGGCGGCGGGCCAAGAATTGTGGGCCGACGAAAACAGGCTCGGCGAGGTCATGGTGGAAAGCAGCCTTATTGGTCGTGGCAAGCACTACGCCTTGCGGGTGAAGGGCCAGAGCATGATCAACGCTGGCATCCGGGAAGGCGACATCGTGATCGTCAGGCAGCAGCCGGTAGCCGAAAGCGGCGAAATCGTCGTAGCGTCGACCAGTAAGGGGACCACGGTGAAGCGGCTGTTCATGCAAGGGGACCAGATTGAGCTGCGCCCCGAAAACAAGCTGTTCAAGCCGATTCTCGTATCCGAAGAATCGGATCTCAGAATTCTAGGAAAGGTGATTGGTATCAGACACTCTGCAGTAAAGGAAGGATGA
- a CDS encoding DUF4132 domain-containing protein gives MAAVESYRASYQKEWTCAIPQEIIVVEPKVTKVFPVNSGEPLAPEHGAISTWIDDALQHLGEHSYYKDLDLKELPSGAALLAGDPEQSRRYLMAAVAQVIHWDRLAAEVRASGETEMQRINAHMLPGWGDVWGRRRKAEAVISALMRRNLPLTSGDLIAITDWCSAGQNLSSYFGPLGAITKALQRFAETNALDPELHAAATRFGIALRSSHDKNANRLGTAIEQLCPNTSQSVGTEPSSPALASPQPAPAGASLVMIQLKDHFDMITGKDERETFVLEPDIFPIQTQSPLLIEHDLLSTVLGEVVGKPGYHQPELEKLKSGPLLLTLPPAEMGRAILAAAERHVNALISSSVDYTQHAVWQSRYTVTSLCTLLANCNFEFDRDGAFDLLLYLSAIPVHQRDVIVKLGSSVLRTIRLEAAKSPLSEGERYVLSLYRAARISGPPLGVPSEEVILLTSLIQDGAMFVLTPGEAWSDAVNSQISNLPAERQKRWIELLRHALSATAARPSAKWIKSADALIQALGGKEVREAFAAWLPLVANGQTIRKIGSYAGDTRGGSDTMHVENANCLRGLLWCIPLLPQRDELVRTVTNVALSAYRKVPGVGPRAVKVGNAAVYALSELASKDAVGQLAMLKVRVKFGTAQKEIEKAFDAAAASLSLPRDQIEELGVPSYGLEEVGHLSETLGNYRAELQVTGSDARLSWFDATGKALKAVPAKVKSECKDELKELQQSLKDIQGMLPAQRDRIDGLFLSQKSWLFTEWFERYHNHPLVGTITQRLLWCVDGAPALFQSGVPTDERGVTIEHGKTAEVTLWHPVGRTVEEVISWRQRLETLAITQPFKQAHREVYLLTDAERNTRTYSNRYAAHVIRQHQFNALCAARGWKNRLRLMVDDSYLPPTKELPQWGLRAEYWVEGIGEGHGTDTNDSGVYLRLATDQVRFYRVGAADNYVHASGGQYQSHAQGPGAENINEPVPLEQVPALVFSEIMRDVDLFVGVSSVGNDPNWQDGGPEGRYREYWQSYAFGELSGTASTRKQVLERLIPRLKIAARCSFNDRFLVVRGDLRTYKIHLGSGNILMEPNDQYLCIVPDAKSRSSEDALYLPFEGDATLSIIISKALLLAADSKIKDQTIVQQIKIK, from the coding sequence ATGGCCGCAGTAGAATCTTACCGGGCGTCTTATCAAAAAGAATGGACTTGCGCTATACCTCAGGAAATCATCGTGGTTGAGCCGAAAGTCACAAAGGTCTTTCCTGTTAATTCCGGAGAACCGCTGGCCCCAGAACATGGTGCCATCTCGACTTGGATTGATGATGCCCTGCAACATCTAGGCGAACACTCCTATTACAAAGACCTCGATCTGAAGGAGCTGCCAAGCGGTGCGGCGCTGCTCGCCGGCGACCCGGAGCAATCGAGGCGTTATTTGATGGCGGCGGTAGCTCAGGTGATTCATTGGGATCGCCTCGCTGCCGAGGTGCGAGCCAGCGGTGAGACTGAGATGCAACGCATCAACGCCCATATGCTTCCAGGCTGGGGTGACGTTTGGGGGCGGCGGAGGAAAGCAGAGGCGGTGATCAGCGCGCTGATGCGACGCAATCTTCCACTTACATCGGGTGATTTAATTGCAATAACGGACTGGTGCAGTGCGGGTCAGAACCTTTCCAGCTACTTTGGGCCATTAGGTGCCATTACGAAGGCGTTGCAGCGATTTGCGGAAACAAACGCTCTCGACCCAGAACTCCACGCAGCGGCAACGCGATTTGGAATCGCTCTTCGCTCAAGTCACGACAAGAATGCCAATCGATTAGGAACCGCGATCGAGCAACTGTGCCCAAACACATCACAAAGCGTAGGAACAGAACCGTCTTCACCGGCCCTCGCGTCACCGCAGCCTGCTCCGGCAGGAGCGTCGCTTGTGATGATACAGCTCAAAGATCACTTTGACATGATTACGGGCAAGGATGAACGGGAGACGTTTGTCTTGGAACCTGATATTTTTCCAATCCAAACGCAATCACCCCTACTCATCGAGCACGACCTGCTGAGTACCGTGCTTGGCGAGGTCGTTGGCAAACCTGGTTATCATCAACCAGAGCTCGAAAAATTGAAAAGCGGTCCACTTCTGCTTACTTTGCCGCCAGCGGAAATGGGAAGGGCCATCTTGGCTGCAGCGGAACGGCACGTCAACGCGCTCATTTCATCCTCGGTTGACTACACACAACACGCGGTCTGGCAATCGCGCTATACGGTTACGTCGCTATGCACGCTACTGGCCAATTGCAACTTTGAGTTCGACCGTGATGGCGCATTTGATTTACTTCTGTATTTATCTGCGATCCCCGTGCACCAGCGCGATGTCATTGTGAAGTTGGGGTCAAGCGTATTGCGCACGATTCGCCTCGAAGCGGCGAAGTCACCGTTGTCTGAAGGTGAGCGATATGTTCTCTCGCTTTATCGAGCTGCCCGGATCTCCGGTCCCCCTTTGGGTGTGCCCTCGGAGGAGGTGATATTGCTGACGAGCTTAATTCAAGACGGCGCAATGTTTGTTTTGACGCCCGGAGAAGCTTGGTCAGATGCCGTCAACTCGCAAATTTCGAACCTACCCGCTGAACGCCAAAAGCGGTGGATCGAGCTACTCAGGCACGCGCTTTCTGCCACCGCAGCCCGTCCCTCCGCGAAATGGATTAAGTCAGCAGATGCACTGATTCAAGCACTTGGCGGCAAAGAGGTTCGGGAAGCCTTTGCCGCTTGGCTTCCTCTCGTAGCGAACGGCCAAACGATTCGCAAGATTGGATCCTATGCTGGTGATACTCGTGGCGGTAGCGACACGATGCACGTAGAGAATGCGAATTGCCTGCGCGGTCTCCTTTGGTGCATTCCGCTCTTGCCGCAGCGTGACGAATTGGTTCGGACTGTGACCAATGTGGCACTTTCGGCTTATAGAAAGGTCCCTGGCGTCGGCCCACGAGCTGTTAAAGTTGGTAACGCCGCGGTCTATGCCCTATCCGAGCTCGCATCCAAAGACGCCGTAGGTCAATTGGCGATGCTGAAGGTGAGAGTGAAGTTCGGTACAGCCCAAAAGGAGATTGAGAAGGCGTTCGATGCAGCTGCCGCGTCCCTGTCGCTGCCACGCGACCAGATCGAAGAGTTGGGTGTTCCATCTTATGGTCTCGAGGAGGTTGGCCACCTTTCTGAAACGCTTGGCAATTACCGCGCAGAGTTGCAAGTAACGGGCTCGGACGCGCGACTGTCGTGGTTCGATGCTACGGGAAAGGCACTCAAAGCCGTACCTGCCAAGGTGAAGAGCGAGTGCAAGGATGAACTGAAGGAGTTGCAGCAATCTCTCAAGGACATTCAGGGGATGCTGCCAGCCCAACGCGATCGAATCGACGGTCTGTTCCTTTCGCAAAAAAGTTGGCTGTTTACGGAATGGTTCGAACGCTACCACAATCATCCACTCGTTGGCACGATCACCCAAAGGTTGCTTTGGTGTGTTGACGGTGCTCCTGCGTTGTTCCAGAGCGGGGTGCCAACCGATGAGCGCGGCGTTACCATCGAGCACGGCAAAACTGCAGAGGTGACGCTCTGGCATCCCGTAGGTAGAACTGTCGAGGAGGTCATTTCTTGGCGACAAAGGCTGGAGACGCTCGCCATTACCCAGCCGTTTAAACAGGCTCACCGCGAAGTCTATTTACTGACTGACGCAGAACGTAACACAAGAACCTATTCCAACCGTTACGCCGCACACGTCATTCGACAACACCAATTCAACGCACTCTGCGCTGCCCGGGGCTGGAAGAACCGGCTGCGGCTGATGGTCGATGACTCTTACTTGCCCCCGACAAAGGAGCTACCCCAATGGGGATTACGGGCAGAATACTGGGTTGAAGGCATCGGCGAGGGACACGGTACGGATACGAATGATTCGGGGGTTTATCTTCGATTAGCAACTGATCAGGTCAGGTTCTATCGTGTGGGGGCTGCAGACAATTACGTTCACGCGAGCGGTGGGCAATACCAGAGCCACGCGCAGGGGCCAGGAGCCGAGAATATCAACGAGCCTGTGCCGCTGGAGCAAGTTCCCGCGTTGGTGTTTTCCGAGATCATGCGCGATGTCGATCTGTTTGTCGGCGTATCCTCTGTGGGGAACGACCCAAATTGGCAGGACGGCGGGCCGGAAGGCCGGTATCGAGAGTACTGGCAAAGTTATGCATTCGGTGAGCTTTCTGGAACTGCGTCGACACGCAAGCAGGTTCTGGAACGCCTGATTCCTCGGCTCAAGATTGCTGCTCGCTGCTCGTTCAATGATCGCTTTCTCGTCGTCCGCGGTGACCTGAGAACGTACAAGATTCACCTGGGATCCGGAAACATTCTCATGGAGCCAAATGATCAATACCTGTGCATCGTTCCCGATGCTAAAAGTCGGTCATCTGAAGACGCTCTTTATCTGCCGTTTGAAGGAGATGCCACGTTATCCATTATCATTAGCAAGGCCTTGCTGCTCGCCGCGGATTCGAAGATCAAGGATCAAACGATCGTGCAACAAATCAAGATCAAATGA
- a CDS encoding class I SAM-dependent DNA methyltransferase: MAKKKSASSSKDSSANLGFEAKLWLTADKLRNNMDAAEYKHVVLGLIFLKYISDSFEEMRARLVEGKGDYKGANPEDADEYRADNIFWVPKEARWPHLQNSAKQPTIGKLVDDAMVAIERDNPRLKGVLPKDYARPALDKHRLGELIDLVGTIGLGDKENRAKDILGRVYEYFLTQFASAEGKNGGQFYTPSCVVRVLVEMLAPYKGRVYDPCCGSGGMFVQSEKFVEVHGGKIGDIAIYGQESNSTTRRLAVMNLALRGIEADFGPEHADTFRRDLHPDLRADYVLANPPFNDSDWYRKDDDVRWQYGVPPKGNANYAWVQHFIHHLAPNGLAGFVLANGSMSSNQSGEGEIRRAIIDADLVDCMVAMPGQLFYSTQIPVCLWFLAKKKNDGKRRDRRKQTLFIDARKLGTLIDRVHRELTDTDIQKIVSTYHAWRGEKSAGKYADIAGFCKSATTAEIAAHGHVLTPGRYVGAEEVEDDGDPFEQKMPRLVAELHAQFSQSAKLEQAIKANLRRVGNGG, encoded by the coding sequence ATGGCCAAGAAAAAATCTGCCTCCTCCTCCAAAGACTCCTCGGCAAATCTCGGGTTCGAGGCCAAGCTCTGGCTCACTGCGGACAAGTTGCGCAACAACATGGATGCGGCGGAGTACAAGCACGTCGTGCTTGGGCTCATTTTCCTGAAGTACATCTCCGATTCGTTCGAGGAGATGCGGGCCCGGCTGGTCGAGGGCAAAGGGGACTACAAGGGCGCCAACCCCGAAGATGCCGACGAATACCGGGCTGATAATATATTCTGGGTGCCGAAGGAGGCTCGCTGGCCGCATCTGCAGAACAGTGCGAAGCAGCCGACGATCGGCAAGCTGGTGGACGACGCGATGGTCGCCATCGAGCGCGACAATCCGCGACTCAAGGGGGTGCTCCCGAAGGACTACGCCAGGCCGGCGCTCGATAAGCACCGGCTCGGCGAACTGATCGACCTGGTTGGCACGATCGGGCTCGGCGACAAAGAAAACCGGGCCAAGGACATCCTCGGCCGGGTCTATGAATACTTCCTGACGCAGTTCGCGTCGGCGGAAGGGAAGAACGGCGGGCAGTTTTACACGCCGTCGTGTGTGGTCCGCGTACTGGTCGAAATGCTCGCGCCGTACAAAGGACGGGTCTACGATCCCTGCTGCGGATCCGGCGGCATGTTCGTGCAGTCAGAAAAGTTTGTCGAGGTCCACGGCGGCAAGATCGGCGACATCGCCATCTACGGCCAGGAGAGCAACTCCACCACCCGCCGCCTGGCCGTGATGAACCTCGCCCTCCGCGGCATCGAGGCCGACTTCGGCCCCGAACATGCCGACACCTTCCGCCGCGATCTCCATCCCGACCTCCGCGCCGACTATGTCCTGGCCAATCCGCCGTTCAACGATTCCGACTGGTACCGCAAGGACGACGACGTCCGCTGGCAATACGGCGTCCCGCCCAAGGGAAACGCCAACTACGCCTGGGTGCAGCATTTCATCCATCATCTGGCGCCGAATGGCCTGGCCGGGTTCGTCCTGGCCAACGGCAGCATGTCATCGAATCAATCGGGCGAAGGGGAGATTCGCCGCGCGATCATTGACGCCGACCTGGTCGATTGCATGGTCGCCATGCCTGGTCAACTCTTCTACAGTACGCAGATTCCTGTCTGCCTCTGGTTCCTGGCGAAGAAGAAAAACGATGGCAAGCGTCGCGACCGACGCAAGCAAACCCTCTTCATCGACGCCCGCAAACTCGGCACGCTGATCGACCGCGTCCATCGGGAACTGACCGACACTGACATCCAGAAGATCGTCAGCACGTACCACGCCTGGCGTGGCGAAAAGAGTGCCGGCAAGTACGCGGACATCGCCGGGTTCTGCAAGTCCGCCACCACGGCCGAAATCGCCGCGCACGGCCACGTCCTCACGCCCGGCCGTTACGTCGGTGCCGAGGAAGTCGAAGACGACGGCGACCCCTTCGAGCAAAAGATGCCACGCCTCGTCGCCGAACTACACGCCCAGTTCTCCCAGTCCGCCAAGCTGGAACAGGCCATCAAAGCAAACCTGAGGAGGGTGGGGAATGGCGGTTAG
- a CDS encoding restriction endonuclease subunit S: MLAVNDGYRVRNVELGPVGIPFVRGGDINDGGINTAVEDHIRPEFADRVQSKLTRPYDVAFISKGTVGRVGLVRPGQPASVFAPQVCYWRSLDPDHLEPRFLFYLLTSAEFRANLDAVKTHGSMVADYVSMTDQRDFRLTFPPIREQNAIAAVLGALDDKIELNRRMNSTLEAMARALFQSWFVDFDPVRAKLDGRHPPNLNPATAALFPDSFQDSALGHIPKGWSVKRIGDLVDVVKGRSYRSEELADSKTALVTLKSFLRGGGYRADGLKPFTGEYKPNQRVAAGDLVVAFTDVTQAADVIGKPALVRSDERFETLVASLDVGIVRPKSDCVSILFLYCLFLTEAFQSHTYSHATGTTVLHLSPTAIPSFKCVIPNQELAAVFARNAEPLFELIDENAKQSRTLAALRDTLLPKLLSGEISVK, translated from the coding sequence GTGCTCGCGGTGAACGATGGATACCGAGTTCGCAACGTCGAGCTTGGCCCGGTGGGAATACCGTTCGTTCGTGGTGGTGATATTAACGATGGCGGAATCAACACGGCAGTCGAAGACCATATTCGGCCTGAGTTCGCTGACCGCGTCCAGTCAAAACTAACGCGTCCTTATGACGTGGCATTTATCTCGAAGGGGACCGTTGGTCGCGTTGGACTGGTTCGCCCCGGTCAGCCTGCGTCAGTCTTTGCGCCACAGGTATGCTATTGGCGTTCGCTCGATCCCGACCATCTGGAGCCTCGCTTCCTCTTCTATCTTCTCACCTCAGCAGAGTTTCGGGCGAACCTTGATGCCGTCAAGACGCACGGCTCGATGGTAGCTGACTACGTAAGCATGACGGACCAGCGCGATTTCAGGCTAACTTTTCCTCCGATTCGAGAGCAAAATGCCATCGCGGCGGTGCTTGGAGCGCTGGACGACAAGATTGAGTTGAACCGGCGGATGAACTCGACGCTGGAGGCGATGGCGCGGGCGCTGTTCCAAAGCTGGTTCGTGGATTTCGACCCCGTTCGAGCCAAACTCGACGGCCGCCACCCCCCCAACCTCAACCCCGCCACAGCCGCCCTCTTCCCCGACTCCTTCCAAGACTCCGCCCTCGGCCACATACCGAAGGGATGGAGCGTGAAGCGGATTGGCGACTTGGTAGATGTAGTCAAAGGACGCTCATATCGGAGCGAGGAACTTGCAGATTCAAAGACCGCCCTCGTGACGCTGAAATCCTTCCTTCGAGGTGGGGGCTACCGTGCCGATGGATTAAAGCCATTCACAGGCGAATACAAACCCAACCAGAGAGTTGCCGCTGGGGACCTCGTGGTAGCTTTCACCGATGTGACTCAGGCCGCAGATGTAATCGGGAAACCAGCCCTCGTTCGCAGCGACGAAAGGTTCGAGACATTGGTAGCTTCGCTGGATGTTGGCATTGTCCGACCAAAGTCTGACTGCGTTTCAATCCTGTTCCTTTACTGCCTGTTTCTCACGGAGGCGTTTCAGTCACACACATACTCTCATGCGACCGGAACGACCGTTCTGCACCTAAGCCCAACTGCGATTCCCTCCTTTAAGTGCGTAATTCCGAACCAGGAACTCGCCGCCGTATTCGCACGGAATGCGGAGCCACTTTTCGAGCTTATCGACGAGAACGCCAAGCAGTCCCGCACCCTCGCCGCCTTACGCGACACGCTTCTACCGAAGCTGTTGTCCGGCGAAATATCTGTGAAGTGA
- a CDS encoding DUF2924 domain-containing protein, whose product MLNIDKEVTAMQRMTVDELRGKFAEVFGEATTGRNKDWLIKRIAWRMQANAEGGLSERARRRAMELANDADLRVTAPRPRRSTDGVDERTKTVPAKITAATHLLPGTRLKREYKGRTIRVIALDEGFECEGERYKSLTAVAKAITGKHWNGFHFFGLREKAGAK is encoded by the coding sequence ATGCTGAACATTGACAAAGAGGTCACCGCGATGCAGCGGATGACTGTTGACGAACTGCGGGGGAAGTTCGCCGAGGTTTTTGGCGAAGCGACCACCGGCCGCAACAAAGATTGGCTGATCAAGCGGATTGCCTGGCGAATGCAGGCGAACGCGGAAGGCGGATTGTCGGAGCGAGCTCGCCGGCGGGCGATGGAGCTGGCCAACGATGCCGACCTCCGCGTCACCGCACCGCGTCCACGGCGATCAACCGACGGTGTCGACGAACGCACGAAGACGGTGCCAGCAAAGATCACCGCAGCCACGCACTTGCTGCCGGGCACGAGGCTTAAGCGCGAGTACAAGGGGCGGACCATCCGCGTGATAGCGCTCGACGAGGGGTTCGAATGCGAAGGTGAGCGCTACAAGTCACTGACCGCGGTGGCAAAAGCGATCACCGGCAAACACTGGAACGGATTTCACTTCTTCGGCCTGCGCGAGAAAGCGGGTGCGAAATGA